The Lathyrus oleraceus cultivar Zhongwan6 chromosome 5, CAAS_Psat_ZW6_1.0, whole genome shotgun sequence genome includes the window TATCCAATGCTTGTGGCAGAAATGCTAGTAGATTCTGCCGCGGGACATGAGTATCTTAGTATGCTCGACGGATATTCTAGATATAATCGGATTTTTATCGTTGACGAAGATGTGccaaaaatggcattttgatGCCCTAGAGCATTAGGTACCTACaaatgggtagtaatgcctttcGACCTAAAAAATGTTGGGGCAATGTATCAGCAGGCAATGAACTccatttttcatgattttgtCAAAATTTTCATGCAAATCTACATAGATGATATTGTAGTTAAGTCCATTTCAGCGAAGAATCATGTCGAACATAAGTGGCAAGACTCAATCCTTTTCACCTCTTCTTTGACTTAAGCAGGAAGACTTTGAATGGGGGCACGTGCAACAAGAGGCTTTTAACAAGATCAAAGACTACCTTGTGTAGCCCCTGATTCTGTCACATCCCTGTAGGAATAGATGTATGAGATTGTACATAGCTGCATCTGATGTAACGTTAGGGAGCATGTTGGCTCATGAGGATGAAAATGGTGTCGAAATGGCCATTTACTACCTTAGTAGAGTCCTGAATGATGAGAAAACAGATATAGTATAGTCAAAAAATTATGCATATGTCtatatttctcttgtacaaaactaaagcattatataaagTCAGTTGATGTGTATGTCTCGTCTCATTTCGATGTTATtaagtatatgttatctaaacctatcttacatagtcgaattggtaGATGGGCTTTGGCTTTGACAGAATATTCTTTAACTTATAGGCCTTTAAAGGCCGTTAAGGGTCAATTGGTAGCAGACTTTATAGTCGACCACTCTATAGTACAAAACTCCTTAAACTATCTAGAGTTGGAGCCTTGGAAGTTGTACTTCGATGGTTCTACTCATAAAGATGGAACAGACGTGGGGGTACTAATTATTTCTCCTAACAAAATTTAAGTATAAGGTCGAAGGCCTATGCTCAAACAATGAGGCTGAATATGAGGCTTAGATAACTGGCCTTGAGATCTTGTTGGAATTGGGGGAAACTCGAAACGAAATAATGGGAGACTCAGAATTAGTAATAAAAATATCACAAAAGAATACATATGTGTTAAAGAAAATCTGATTATGTACTTTGTGATAGCTAGTAGACTCTTATGTAAGTTTGAGGTGGTAAACATTCGACATATACCTCGACTTCATAATCAAGAGGCCAATGACTTAGCTCAAATTGGCTCTGGTTATAAAATTTAGAAAGAGAAGTTACAAGATGTGGTCGAGGTCAGAGGAAGAGTAGTGTCGAATAGACTTTTCCCATCAGATTTGGAGGAAACAAAGCTAGGTTATGCTAACAAAGAAAATTTCGAGATTCTGGCAATGGATTGTTTGGCAGATGAAGATTGGAGAAAACCAATAGTGGAATATTTAGAGAATCCAACATCATCTACTGTCCATAGTGGGGCATGTGGGGCACATCAAACAGACACCTTAAGGAGTCTTACTTAAATACCTTAGTGAATCTGAGGCATACATAGCCCTCTCTAGTGTCCATAGTGGGGCATGTGGGGCACATCAAATAGGTCATAAGATGAAATGGATATTATTTCAATAAGGAATGTATTGTCCTACCATGCTTAAGGATTGTATGGAATTCGCTAAAGGATGTCAAGAGTGCCAAGTGCATGCATGCATTCATCATGTCCTTGCAAGCTAACTTCACTCAATTGTGATGCCTTGACCTTTTAGAGGTTGGGCGTTGGACCTAGTTGGAGAAATTCGACCAGCATCATCTAAGAATCAAAGATACATTCTAGTGGGTATAGATTATTTCACCAATTGAATTGAGGTTATTCCTTTGATGAATGTTGACCAAGAGACCGTGATCAAATTCATTCAGAAGCATATTATTTATAGGTCCGGAATCCCAGAAACTATTACAACAGATCAAGGATAATTTTTTACTGGTCGAAAAGTCCAGAAGTATGCTAAAGAAATGGGGTTCAAATTATTAACATCTACACCCTATTACGCTCAGGCTAATGGTCAGGTCGAAGCAACAAATAAGGTGGTAATTGGGCTAATAAAAAAACATGTGGGGAAGAAGCCAAGAAATTGACATAAGACGTTAGACTAGATTTTATGGGCTTGTCGAACCTCCCCTAAAGAGGCTACAAATGCTACGCCTTTCCGGTTAACATATGGTCATAATGTTATTTTGCCAGTCGAAATCCACTTACAATCAACAAGAATTCATAGGCATCATGAAATTCCATCTGAAACTTATTGGAATATGATGATAGATGAATTAGTCGATTTAGACGAAGAAAGATTAAGTGCCTTAGAATTATTAAAAAGGCAGAAAAAAAGAGTAGAAAAGTCTTATAACAAAAGGGTTAAAGTTAAATTATTTTCGACTGGAGATTTAGTGTGGAAAGTGATTTTACCCATGGATCGGAAAGATAGAGCATTTGGGAAATGGTCTCCTAAATGGGAAGGTTTGTTTCAAGTCACTCAAGTTTTTTCAAACGGCACACATGAAATCGAAGAATTAGTTGGAGATTGAAGACTCTTGAgagtaaatgggaaatatttgaaGAAATATAAGCCTGCACTTCAGAAGGTAAAAATAGCGAAAGAATAATTTACGAAAAGAGTCACAGCCATAATGGTAAAATTAACCAATTGCCAAAATGGCCAAGTTTTTACATCCAGAGCCGTGAAGGGATTTAAAAGTTATTACATTAAAGTTAAACTAAGACAAATATTTGAATTGATGTCGACCCATTTAAAAGGGGAGAGATTCTTTCATTTTTTGGTACTTTGATTTGTGTAACTGTAAGCAACATTCCCTGCTAGATTTGTAAGCAGTAAGAGTGTCAATCTCCTCCCCCAATTTTTGGGCCTTTTCCACATGTTGTAGATAAATTTGCACTTCTTTCACTAGCACGTCTTCGTCCAACTTTAGGAGTTCCTCTTTGCGCTCTTTAGCCCTGACAATCTTGATTTGCAACTTTTTGATTCGTTGCTCCCAAATTCTTATGTTCTTGTCACAGGCTTTGATTTCCTTTGTATTCTTCTCAGAAGTCTTTTCCCGCTCAGCACTTCTTGTAATGGATTCAGAGGCGGCTTCCCACTCTGTTGTTTGAGTGTCTGATTTGGGGTCTAAATTTTGTTAGAGGTTTCCCTTATTCGACCAAGGTCAGCAACAACACAATCGATCAGCAACCCTAACTCCATGGCCAAGTTAGTAACTTCTGAGGAGGTATTTACGACATCAATCTGTTTTAGGAGATCTTTGATCCCGTAAGAGGAAGAGGTGTCTTTCTTTAAAAGTTGTATTAAGTCAATGTCAAAGGCTTTCTCTTTAAGTTTCTAGAGAACTTCGCTACCATAATGGCTTGTGATTGGACCTCCTAACAATGTCGAAGTGCTGGGACTTTTTTCTGATGAGTTGCCTATGGCACTGATGACGGCCTTTAGATATTCCAATGGATTGCTTCGTTTAAGCGCTTCTAGTGTTGCAGAAGATATGGCAACGACAAAGTCTGTCGGAGGCTTTGGGACATTTCTGACAACATCAACTTTCGAATTGGTTTTGGTTTGTTTCGGTATTGGTTGATCTTCTGGGACATTCCTTTCTTCATCACCAGCATCAGTTTGATCCTCATCTTCGTCCTCAAGGAGTTCATTGTCGAAGTTAAACATAGAATGATCATGTTCTTCTTTGTTATCAGGATCATCCACATCTTGGTTAGTGTCGGGGGAACCGTCTTCAGATTCGTCTTTAGGGTCTTGCATCTTGACATCTTTTTCCACTGGGGCGTCTTTGTTGTGCTCGTCCTGGGGTTCAGAACCACTGGTGTGGGAATGTTGGGTGATGATTTTTTATGGAGAGTTTTCTTGTCCTTTTGCACCAAGATTGTTCACTTCGTCCATAGATCCTTTTTCGGAATCAAGGGGAGTTGTAGGATGATAGGTGGGAGCCCCACTTCTTTCAGGTTGAATTGTAACAACGATTGGTGTGACAATTGGGTGTTGAAGATTTCCTGCAGCAACCTGGAAATAAGACGAAGATTGGGTAAGTCGAAGGCAAAAGGAAGATATATCTAGTCAAAATAAGAGTTAAACATTTTACCTTAGGATCTTCAACCACAGGACTGGAGTTATCACTCTCCATTTGTTATGGCGTCTTTTTCGACTGAGGCTCAAATTCAACACCAGTTGTCTCCTGGGCAAGAGGTTTTTTTTGATGTATTGATCTTTTTCGAGTGGACAGGAGCACCTTGGATATTCAGTTGTTTCTTCTTCTTTGATTTTATGGGTATGAGGGCATCTGGGGATAAGTCCTCATCATCGGAGTCAGTGGCTTCGACCTCGATTTCTTTTTGCTTCCTTTTCTTGGGGGTTAACGGTGGCTTTCGGCTAGCctaaaaaaggaaaagaggaGGAACATTAAGTAACAAGAAAGTGTTGCCCAAGTCGAAGGTGTCATTATGTGGAATACGCATACCTTTGTTGTTGGTGTTGCTTTGTCAGTATTCTCCTTTCTTGCTTCGGTGGGTCTTTTTGTTGTGGGGGCAGTTTTCTTGGGTGGAACTCTTACAACTGGAAAGAGATATCAGATTATTGCAAAATAAAGAAGTAAGGACCAAAAGGAATGAGTGATTCGAAAAACCTCCCATTCCACACCTTCATAAATCTCAGATTCTATGTGAACATCTTCTATGCCAATATGAAGGTGCCCTTTGAAAATGTCTAAGTTATGCTTAGTTAAAACCACCCATTTAGCTTTTTTTTTAGATTCTTATTGAAGAGTTTTTATAAAGTCCCCACAGACGAACCAGTCTGGAAATGGAGGCAAAAAGCCACACCAAATTTAGCACTTGGTATTCGAGGGAATTTGGGTGGATACATGTCAAAAGAGGTTCAATATTGCTGCTCAGGTTTAACGTATGAAGGTAATTTTAAAAATTCcatttttttcataaatttctCCTTCAGAGTGACTGCTGCTTCGCGGAcggttcgactaagatcatcatGTATGTAGGAAGTTTCAAAGTACTTTTGGAATGCTTGGATTTCTTTGATGTGAGTTGAAATACCTTTTTTAACCTTATCCTGCACAGAAGAAAAAGCTTTGGTGAGATGACGATGGAATGCAGGAACATTAAAAAAATTTGTTGCATAGTAATCACACCAGCACAGGTCGAGTTCGTGAGTACAGAGAAAATAAGGCTTGAAGGAGAATGGACTGAGTTTTGTTTGACCAGCATATCTGGCTATTTTCCTACTACTAGTAGCCTTGGTGTGAATAGCATTATAAAGGAGGAGAGAATTTTTTCTTGCATAGAGAGGTTTTGGGAAAATTTGAATTATGCCAAACTGTCGAGCGACTAGACTTGGTTGGTATGCTATCAAGGTAACTTGACTCTTCGACTGATTGAGTCTCAGGGAGAATACTCTAGGAGTGAGGAATGCTTCCCAAATAGCAACCGATTCGGCCTCTTTATCTTTCGACGGATAGGGAAACTTCCTTGTAAACCAGTCTGGACCATAAGTTCTAAAGGCGAAGGGGGCCATGGTTGGGGTGAAGTTGTAGCGCTTAGCAAACATCATCACATAATTAGTGAAACTTTGTTGAAGGTTTCGACCTTCATTTCTTGGAGTTAACATTTCTAAGCGTGTTCCTTCAACTCTCTTATTTCTCACCTCTACAGCATCCGCATCAATAGGGTTGTGGGTTGGAAGGCATACTTCAAAGCTTGCATTTAACCATAATTGTAGCAACCAAAAGGGGCCAGAGAATATCAAATTTCCCTTTGTTCGAGTATTCTTTAGGGTAGTGACTCTTTCTCCTAGAGATTCATAGAGATTGGCTAAGATCATTTCGCTGAGGCATAGGTTGCGCCCAGCATGAAGTTGATTTGACAATGTAAGAAATTTCTTGGCTACTTGGAGAGACTTCGAACAGAAGACACAGCGAGACAGCCACAAAGCCAGGAAAGCAATATGTTCAGTGTCAGAAACTTCCTCAATATCTTTGTCATGGTAGTAAGCAATATGCATGGTGAAGGCGGCCCTGGAAGTGTCGAAACCAATATTGTCTTTAGATAAGAAGTATGGGTCATAGGTTTCGCCCATATGTTTGAGTCCTGTTATGGCAGAAATGTCGAACAATGTGGGTGTCATCATACCACAGGGAAGGTGAAAAGTGTGATGAGTACTATCCCAAAAGTACAAAGAAGAAACTAGCATAGACTGGCAATAGCTAGGTCCTACTTTCGACAGTTGTAACAAGTCGAAGATGCCCATTTCTTTCCAGACATGGAATTTCTTTTTCTCAATTTTTTCTAGCCAACTTAAATAATCGGAGGGATCTCGGAATAAGGGACATGACCGAAATACCCTGAAACCATGGTTCATAAAAGTCAAGTTGATGGGTTCCTCAGTCAAAAGGTTACACTGGTTATCTGGATGAGGGTTTTCATCAGTATGGGTTTCCTCATTGGCCTTGGGTTTTTTGACGCAAACTATGGGTTTATATCTATGGTAGGTGGGGAATAATTTCTTGAGCCTGTCAGGATCAAAATTTGGGTATGACAGAGGTCCTAGCATTGCATACGTTTTCCCAGATATAGAAATAGGAATTAGTACCTGAGATTGAAAAATCATCCTTTGTTCTTTAGTTAATGGTTCTAGAACATATTGTTGGTTACTGACGATGTTTGGGCCCAAGATCTTGGCAGCAATTGGAAGGCTTTGAGATTTCCTGGAATCTTTGGTGTTTTTGTTGGATTCTTCAGTGATTTTCGTAGATTATGCCATTGTTGGAAGGAGGAACTGAAGTAAGTTTTTTCTGCTTAAGGAAGATGAAGAGTGGAAGAAGTGTAGTTCTTTGAGAAGGATTAGAATGTGAAGAGTTGAGAGAAAAATAAAGAAAACATGTTGAGGATGTCTATTTATAAGCTGTGAATTGGAAACATTTTTTAGGCATTAATGGGGAAATCGAGAGTGGGCACGTGTCAGTGTAAATGGCCATGATGAGCGGTAGCAGTTAATGGCTAGGCACGATTTCCTAAAGGCTAGGAAACGTGATGATTACCTAAGAATCCTCATGTGGGTTCTGAAGCGACGTTTTGCTAAGGTGGTCATCATGACGGTGACGTCATAACAGAGGAAAAGTTATGTGATGTCGAAATAAGTTTGtcaaaaaacaaaacaataccTTTTTCTTCTATAGATCGAAAAGAGGCATTGtttggggggcaatttgttaggTGGGAATTTTGACATTAGGTTAGATGTGATAAAATAAGGAAGAAGAATGCTCTTTGGAATTATCTAGGATTTTGATACAAAGGATTGTTCGGCAAGAATACCAAACAAATTACATCGAAGTTTGCCTTCTGTGTAGGAAGATGAATGTGAAGCTTAGGGATAATCTCAAGTTCAAGGTGACTTCGACGGAAGGGTTGTTCGACATATATTTGAATTTTGAATGGCAAAGGAGTAACCTTATTTCATTCTTATCCACTTTTGATAAGAAAGGATACGTGGAACATTCTCATGAGTCGAAGGCATGTCGAGTGTAACGTGTCAGCGCCTGGAAAAAGATTCGTTGGagaaaattattttaatttaGTATAAATAGGCATCCTAATGTTAGATTGGGGTGTTCAAATTACTCTATAATCAATCATATTTACTCAAAGTATCCAGTTTGTAGAGAAAAGAGTACAATTGAGAATGTAAGTTTGATAACACCATTATACTTTATATCAATTAAAGCTCATTTACATCTTCTTGTTTAACAATTATCTTTTACTATCATTCATTTATCAAACATTGTTTTATACTGCACTTGCATTTTTGCCATTTATTTTATTAAGAACGCTTTCATCAAGTATTTTTTATTCAAGGATACTGTCGAAGTGTCTGTATTCTCATATAAGATTTTTAGAACAATATaacatgtcctaggatcaatctggTCGATCCTGTGAGTAACCAAAGTTTCTGTAATTTGGAAGaccaacggttgtttaccaattttcacgcTAAACACATACTGGGACCTTTAATTCCGGATTCGACCTAGAGTTACCAACAACTGGCAACTCAAATGACCCGAATAGGGGATTTCCTAGGGGCTCATAGAGTGCAAGTTCGCCAAACTCCCCCACATCCACCTCGACCGGAAACCCCAGTCCGACAAGAGGAGATGGCAGACGAAACGATCGAACAAGAATACCAGGAAGTCGAACCAATTACTAGGGTAGATCGAAGGCCTCTCGTTGTATTAGTTAATGGGAACCAGGATCTTGACCATGTGGTCAGGCAGAGGCAACGACTGGGGAGCAAAACTTAGAGGTTATTGTCGAACGGATCATAGTGTGAAAGGGGATAAACCCAGGCCTACAAAGGTCGACATACTCTTCTCTTTTACCATATTTTTTTTTACAAACATAATTGCCAAAGGGGTGGAAGGTTTCAAAATTCACCAAGTTCATTGGAGATACCAAAGAATCTACCATCGAACATGTTGTCAGATATCAAACCGAAGTTGGAGAAATAGCAAATAATGAGGATTTTAAGTTGAATACTTTCCAAGTTCTCTTACAAAAAATGCGTTCACATGGTTTACGACGCTACTTCCATAATCCGTCCAAACGTGGACACAGTTAgagagattgttccatgaacagttttacgtGGGACAGTCgaaaataagtctgaaagaacTAGCCAGCGTCAAATGAAAGACTATGGAGTTAGTTGATCAGTACCTCAATAGGTTTAGACTGTTGAAGGATAGATGTTTTACTCAAGTCCCTGAGCACAAGTTAGTCGAGATAGCTGCAAGCGGTTTAGACTATTCTATCATAAAGAAGTTGgatacccagtatctgagggatatggcgCAATTAGATGATAGAGTTTGACACATCGAACGCTTGAAAGCTGAAAAGACTAAAACTGGTCGATACCATAAGAGAGAGAAAGTGTCTTATATAACAGTTGTGGAATACTCTTCCGACGAGGTAGAGTTTGTCGACGAAAGCGAGATCAGCATGGATGAACTCAAGCCTGGACCTACTTACACGTGTAAAGTATTAAAACCATCGAATGGGGAAACTCCCATCGAAGCGGAAAACACAGATAAATATGTTGCTAAAACTTACATGTTTAATGTGTTTAAGTGTGACGAGATATTTGATTTACTGGTTAAAGATGGTTAAATCGTTGTTCCTCAGGGTTTAAGGGACCCCCTTTAGAACAGAAAAAGAAAAGGGGATTTTGTAAGCTTCATAACTTTCTTGGTCATAAAACTTATCAATGtgttcttttcagggatttggGGCAAAAAGCATTGAAAGAAGGAATGCTTCAATTTAGAGAAAGGCCAAAGATGCAAGTGGAATCTGATCCTCTGAAGGTTGAAGAAGCCTTGTACTTTGAACCTCTTGAATGCATGATGGTGGAGACTACTGATGGTCTTATGGAGTATATGGATGTTGTTTCTCTAGCTGAATCTTTTGAAGTATTAATGGTTGAAACTACTGAGGGTTTCGACAAGAGAATTGAAGATGAACTAAAATCAGCTTATCCCCAAGCGGGTGAAAACCTAACAGATTTCCAAGAGAAATGCAAAGTAAGTGGGTCAAAAGCAATACTATGTCCAAGGTGTAACGTTGTGTTCGACGAGAAAGCCGCTGAAAGATTGGAAGCTGACAAAAAGAAGGCACAGGAAGAAGAGAAGCCTCTCATCCCCAAATTCATGTTCGACAAAAGTGGAGCACTATGTAAAAACGAAGAATACAGGAGCCAATTCCAGCAGCCTCGACCAAAGACTTTCCTTTCGTCATCGGATATCACACAGGAGAAGTGGGTGGAATCGGTGAACCAGAAGAGGGGCAAAGAGGACAAAGTGGAGAGTGTTAGATTTGGAAAAGGAAACAAAGACGCTAGAAAAGAAGGTCGAAACAAAAGGTAATGTAGTTTCTCCCAACTACAAGGGGAAAACTCAATGACCAAAACACAATAGAAGCGTTACCAGCGGAACAAAAAAGCTAGGAAAAGGCTCTGACTTCGCAGTTGAAGTATGTCGAAACCTGTGGACAGAAGAGGCAACTTCCAAAAGGAGCGTGGGCAGAAAAATGAAAGATCGTGGCTAATCAGACAATAGCCATCATTATTGACCCTACAGGGAGAAAAAGGATGGTATCTTCCCAAAGTATGAAATTTTTGCCTCAGGTCGAGAAGGAGAAAGAGCCAGAGGACGCGCTTAAATTGAATGAGGAGGAGCTTGAATACTCCCTTTTGTTGGATGAGGGGGAACCTGAATATTATCCCCAATCTGATGAAGAGTTCGACGAGGATATCTACGACAATACTAATGACGACACTTATGGTGAAGATTTCATCGTTAACTACGGCATCGTATCAGTGTTGCCTGTAGAATATGATATGGTGTCAGAAGTCTCCGAAATAGAGGAGGACTTCATGCCAGACGAAACTGTTCGAGGTAAACCATTATGCTATTACGTTATGAATAATGGCGTGGTCGAGGAGCAAAGAGCCATGTTTGAAAGACCTAGCCCATGGATGATGTACTATCTGAAGCCTTTATTCATAAGGGCGAAGGTCGACGGGATAACAATGAACAAGGTATTCGTAGACGGTGGTGCAGCTGTCAACTTAATGCCTTACACTTTGTTCAAGAAGATAGGGAAATGCGACGATGATCTCCGACATCATAATATGGTTCTATCCAACTACGAGGGAAAAACTAGTAATACACTTGGTGTTATCCAGGTCGATCTAGCCGTTGGCATGACCACGCACTCAACGCTCTTTATGGTAATAAATTCCAGAGTAAATTTTAACCTACTCCTAAGACGGGAGTGGATCCACGAAATATGAGCAATACCATCAACTGTACATCAAAGGCTCATAATCTGGAGAAAGGATGACATCATGGAAAACATCAAAGCTGACCAGAGTAATTACAGGGTCGATTAGGCCAAGGGCTCGAATAAATCTTTCGACCAACATTTGGCAAACATCGCACCTTGTGATGACGAATCAGGGTCCTACACTTCAGTCAACACAGGTCGCGTGTTGGACCTCGATCTCGACTACGGATTCATAAGGGATGTTGAAGAAGAAATGAAGCCAGAAATGGTAATTCCACCCACAGGGTGGCCAGCAGTCGATGAAGATGAATGCTGAGTCAGAATGTTTATCTTGAATTTTGTCCTATTTGGCTGAGAACAAAAGAAAGTCGGCCCTAGAAGTTGAGAGACTTAAGAATTTGGCTTTTGAAACCAAAGAGGGAGAAGATGGCCGACAAGGCAAAACAACAGCTTTAGAAAGTCTGAGGCTTGATTGCATCTATGACAATGAGTCTTTGGGGATTAAGAAAAACCCATTGAATGAGTTGTAGAAAATGCAAGCAAAAGACCCACTCGAAGAAATTGATCTAGGAGATGGAGTCACAAAAAGACCAACGTACATAAGTATTAAAGTTGGGTCAAAGATGAAGGTTAAACTGATCGAAGTATTGAAAGAATACAAAGATTGTTTCGCCTGGAACTACAGCGAAATGCCTGGTCTAGATCGAAGTATGGTGGAGCACCGAATGCCTATTCAACATGGAAAAAGGCTAGTAAAGCAACATCCTCGAAGGTTTACTCACCAAGTCACTATAAAAATTAAGTAAGAGATCGAAAGACTCCTCAAAATCCGGTTCATCAGaactgcaaggtatgtcgaatggttagctaaTATAGTACCTGTTATTAAGAAAAATGGAACTCCCAGAGTCTgtatagattttagagatttaaataaTTCTACTCCAAAAGATGAATATTCGATACATGTGGTAGAGATGCTAGTCGATTAAGCCGCAGGCTTCGAATACTTGAGTATGCTTGATGGTTATTCTGGTTATAAACAAATTCTCATAGCAAATGATGATGTTCCCAAGATGGCATTTTGATGTCCTGGATCTTTGGGGACATATGAATGGGTTGTGATGTCGTTTCATTTAAAAAACGCTGGAGCAACCTATCAAAGAGCCATGAATGTCAtattccatgattttattgaaaattTTACACATGTGTACATTGATGATATCGTGATAAAATCGTCATCTGAAAATGGTCATCTTGATCACCTTCGACACTCATTTAAGAGGATGAGAaaatatggattaaaaatgaatccactaaaatgtgcttttggtgtaCATGCAAGAGACTTCTTAGGTTTCGTGGTACACAAGAAAGGCATCGAGATCAACCAAAAAAAGACAAAAGTAATTTTGGATCTCAAGCCTCCGTCGACAAAGAAACAAATCCAGTCTTTGTTAGGGAAGATAAACTTCTTGAGAAGATTCATATCGAATCTAAGTGGAAAGACGGAGGTTTTTTCGCCACTACTCAAGACCAAGAAGGAAAGTGATTTTCACTAGGGGCAAGAGCAGCAGGAGGCTTCGACACCCTCAAAGGATACCTTACAAAGCCTCCCATTTTGTTACCTCCTAGTAGGAATAAGAATATGAGTTTGTATATTGTTGCGTCGAATACGACCATAGGAAGTATGTTAGATCAAGAGGATGTCAGTGGTGCCGAAAGACCCATATATTATCTCAGTCGAATTTTGATAGATGCTGAAACTAGGTACAATGTGATTAAAAAATTGTGCATGTGCATGTACTTCTCATGTATGAAATTAAAGTAATAAATAAAATCAGTTGATGTATATGTTTCGTCTCATTGtgatgttattaaacatatgttgtaGAAACCCATTctacatagtcgaattgggaatGGGCGCTAGCATTAACAGGATTTTCGTTAATGTATAAGCCTTTGAAGGCTATGAAGGGCCAGATAGTGGCAGATTTTATTGTGGATCATGCCATAGTCGAACCTTCACTAAACATGGTTGACACGAACCCTTAACAGTTATAGTTTGACAGGTCAAGTCACAAAAATGGAACAGGAGTTGGGGTCTTAATATTATCCCAAGAAGACATTCCGACAAAGTTC containing:
- the LOC127078535 gene encoding uncharacterized protein LOC127078535, whose amino-acid sequence is MGIFDLLQLSKVGPSYCQSMLVSSLYFWDSTHHTFHLPCGMMTPTLFDISAITGLKHMGETYDPYFLSKDNIGFDTSRAAFTMHIAYYHDKDIEEVSDTEHIAFLALWLSRCVFCSKSLQVAKKFLTLSNQLHAGRNLCLSEMILANLYESLGERVTTLKNTRTKGNLIFSGPFWLLQLWLNASFEVCLPTHNPIDADAVEVRNKRVEGTRLEMLTPRNEGRNLQQSFTNYVMMFAKRYNFTPTMAPFAFRTYGPDWFTRKFPYPSKDKEAESVAIWEAFLTPRVFSLRLNQSKSQVTLIAYQPSLVARQFGIIQIFPKPLYARKNSLLLYNAIHTKATSSRKIARYAGQTKLSPFSFKPYFLCTHELDLCWCDYYATNFFNVPAFHRHLTKAFSSVQDKVKKVVRVPPKKTAPTTKRPTEARKENTDKATPTTKASRKPPLTPKKRKQKEIEVEATDSDDEDLSPDALIPIKSKKKKQLNIQGAPVHSKKINTSKKTSCPGDNWC